From Burkholderia sp. WP9, a single genomic window includes:
- a CDS encoding LysR family transcriptional regulator gives MRFKLRQMEVFRAVMLTGSINAAAKMLYVSQPAISKLVSHTETTLGLRLFERTKGRLIPTAEAQALFREVEQVYQAALSVDEFARALALGPASLLRVSCSPSLATSIVAPAIVELKRQLPALSVDWHTTLMADMPLEVLSKAVDVAITSMPIEHEHLDVVPFMRGRMVCVVPPGHRLAAAEPIALSELIGEPMVLFRRDIPFGTMIARACQQANVELESVVDVTRADQALALVKGGLGLAIVDEFAAEAQGLIIRPLVEELELVSTFVYSKFSPPSRNTALLMHAVYEQAQRIDRHIHGVSLPE, from the coding sequence ATGCGGTTCAAGCTGAGGCAAATGGAAGTGTTTCGCGCGGTCATGCTGACCGGGTCGATCAACGCGGCGGCGAAGATGCTCTACGTGTCCCAGCCCGCGATCAGCAAACTGGTTTCCCACACGGAAACCACGCTGGGACTGCGCCTCTTCGAACGCACCAAGGGGCGGCTCATCCCGACGGCGGAAGCGCAGGCGCTCTTCAGGGAAGTGGAACAGGTCTATCAGGCGGCGCTGAGCGTCGATGAATTCGCGCGGGCGTTGGCGCTCGGGCCGGCGAGCCTGTTGCGGGTGTCGTGCAGTCCGTCGTTGGCGACCTCGATCGTCGCGCCCGCGATCGTCGAGTTGAAGCGGCAGTTGCCGGCGCTGAGCGTGGACTGGCACACCACGCTGATGGCCGACATGCCGCTCGAAGTCCTGAGCAAGGCCGTCGACGTAGCTATAACGTCAATGCCGATCGAACATGAACATCTCGACGTGGTGCCGTTCATGCGTGGCAGGATGGTCTGCGTGGTGCCGCCCGGTCACCGCCTCGCCGCAGCCGAACCCATTGCACTCAGCGAGTTGATCGGCGAGCCGATGGTTCTGTTTCGGCGCGACATTCCGTTCGGCACGATGATCGCGCGCGCGTGCCAGCAAGCCAATGTGGAACTGGAATCCGTGGTGGACGTCACGCGTGCCGATCAGGCGCTGGCGCTCGTCAAGGGCGGTCTGGGGCTCGCCATTGTCGACGAGTTCGCCGCGGAGGCACAGGGTTTGATCATCCGCCCGCTGGTCGAGGAACTCGAACTCGTCTCGACGTTTGTCTATTCGAAGTTCTCTCCCCCATCGCGCAACACCGCACTGTTGATGCACGCGGTCTACGAGCAGGCGCAGCGGATCGATCGGCATATTCATGGTGTGTCGCTGCCGGAGTGA